Proteins co-encoded in one Nematostella vectensis chromosome 15, jaNemVect1.1, whole genome shotgun sequence genomic window:
- the LOC5512421 gene encoding uncharacterized protein LOC5512421, whose amino-acid sequence MNALYVVVSLILLCSISTVLGIPYQVYVHTGDVFGAGTDARVFMTIFGENGQSPEFELNSNRNDFERDHTDLFEVEVPRLGRLKKIRIRHDNTWFGAGWFLDKVEIKDEKGCVYEFPSHRWLASNVDDGKISRDFITKTTCKPRAKDFRNPTACKQDLGVSNGLITDAQMTASSSYDNRHQPFHARLNQVPVGSRGGWCSAFADDTEFLQVDFGNSTYVQGIATQGQALFDNWVTRYTISYTTDGSTWKPVRDKGTILDLSGNSDRNTVVTHWFPGVTATAIRVRPLAWNGLTNCLRMELYGCKKGDVETASKKGEPWGSTSSALREDQESQSIIKKSVLYLRFEKIVKRDIIRDRSDLHNDARIVNFARLVRFSEKCGKGVDLNGGDVLLDGERFVNKPRTQVTIAAWVKLNTVDTPNSIFDTIGGVNSTHEDGQYHYEVDGGAVRWFHRNAKGRIIFNVTTEVIVPANVWTHVAGVYDSKTKFAEVYVNAKFVMREEGAGLLSQDWTRKAGIGQHKGERLLKGMVDEFYISNQALTQEEIKKLMKRCKFEKECFTPIGMEDMRIKDEQITASSTLQPHKPYYSRLNLISFYDDPKRSAWCADDDDKEPYLTIDLRDEKTVSGVAIQGASVLDCFVTSFKLCHSQTGRKYDCVSKNGTGEAFVGNIDKDSVKIHWLTKFFDARFVRFYPLAWYGESICMRIELYGCITGLLSDTTEETAETAIIDPTQSQFADCSSSCGRGTVKTLVPCNRDPSHPGCTGGNQNFVQRKPCERPSCPECFYPMGMANGKIPDKAISASSGVDHTHAPFFGRLITEEQGTRGHKGSWCTTKDDGQRFLQVDLQHPVKLTGIGTQGQVSTDQWVTKYRIEYSINNIGWNNYTENSQLKVFSGNDDKDTISIRHLRHPVMARFIRIYPLTWHGRLICMRSEIYGCDNEAMSASHSKASKLSEKNSHSFLLPKKVLMKLQNEATVQTQMGLVPSSSSLKPIPLYSNIAQGNPSLMTLQNSKAEQFFLGAKNRAYYSPQSGQFYSNVGNPETAFMLNSGVAEGRMRAPIYGHMDATSFTNRPGASRVPFYKTMDQQRVLQQSREKNTEGMSRFHVLDYYRNNTKGINSQSKSKSKAVQKAKGHGKLKKSSKQGTRRINKLGDPVNRTSKHNIMVQQMARGNTNNNKAHVELEGYHWSKFSSCSVTCGRGVKERYRKCNAIECTVDGIETEMVPCFTPPCKASTEWSGYSKCSVTCGVGKRTRSRQCNGRDCPKTGREIATIPCHQPECPVLNLDFEEIENHVLVDQSGKGNNAYMGFDSRILPYNGVCGHYAELGQFGNILLEDLTFRRKPREGVSIAGWVNIRDSTRGSHSIFSTARAINVGQIIGGYHFEIDDGKIRWFHRTREHNPVFSIMTDDVIRPNVWFHVTATYQARAGNAKVYVDGELKARGPGNGLLDTDWGYKASVGSFDFDGRFIRAKLDDFYMFDYEISPKQVQDLLRIKCPKKGRR is encoded by the exons ATGAATGCTCTCTATGTTGTGGTATCACTCATCCTACTATGCAGTATATCCACAGTCCTGG gtatcccataCCAAGTGTATGTGCACACAGGAGACGTGTTTGGCGCGGGAACGGACGCTCGCGTTTTTATGACCATATTTGGTGAAAATGGACAGTCGCCCGAATTTGAGCTGAACAGCAATAGAAACGACTTTGAAAGAGACCA CACCGACTTATTCGAGGTAGAAGTTCCGAGGCTAGGCCGATTAAAGAAGATCCGAATTCGACACGATAACACATGGTTTGGTGCAGGGTGGTTCCTAGACAAG GTTGAGATCAAGGATGAGAAGGGTTGTGTTTACGAGTTTCCCAGCCATAGATGGCTTGCCAGCAACGTGGACGACGGCAAGATATCACGTGATTTCATCACAAAGACCACATGTAAACCACGTGCGAAGGATTTCAGGAATCCCACAG CCTGCAAACAGGACCTTGGGGTGTCCAACGGTCTCATCACAGACGCCCAGATGACAGCATCATCGTCATATGATAACAGGCATCAACCATTCCACGCACGGCTGAACCAGGTACCTGTCGGATCCCGTGGGGGGTGGTGCTCGGCGTTTGCGGACGATACGGAATTCTTACAAGTAGACTTTGGGAATTCAACATACGTACAAG GGATAGCCACTCAGGGCCAAGCGCTGTTTGACAACTGGGTGACGCGGTACACAATCTCCTACACTACGGACGGCAGCACGTGGAAGCCTGTGAGAGACAAAGGCACGATTTTG GATCTTTCAGGGAACTCCGACCGCAACACTGTAGTCACGCACTGGTTCCCAGGGGTCACGGCCACAGCAATACGAGTTCGACCACTGGCCTGGAACGGGTTGACAAATTGTTTGCGTATGGAGTTATATGGCTGCAAGAAAG GAGATGTAGAAACAGCTTCAAAGAAAG GAGAGCCCTGGGGATCGACTTCGTCTGCGTTAAGAGAAGACCAGGAATCACAATCAA TTATCAAGAAATCCGTGCTCTATTTGCGCTTCGAGAAGATCGTCAAACGCGACATCATTCGTGACAGGTCTGATCTCCATAACGACGCGCGCATTGTCAACTTCGCCCGTCTCGTGCGCTTTAGCGAGAAATGCGGAAAAGGCGTCGACCTGAACGGCGGAGACGTGTTACTCGACGGAGAACGCTTTGTAAACAAACCACGGACCCAAGTAACAATCGCTGCATGGGTAAAACTAAACACAGTAGACACGCCAAACTCAATATTTGATACAATAGGGGGAGTGAATTCCACGCACGAAGATGGGCAGTACCATTATGAAGTGGATGGTGGGGCGGTAAGATGGTTTCATCGAAATGCCAAAGGAAGAATAATCTTCAACGTTACAACAGAAGTTATTGTGCCTGCTAATGTATGGACACACGTGGCAGGGGTGTATGACTCGAAGACAAAGTTTGCTGAGGTTTACGTGAATGCAAAATTTGTGATGAGAGAGGAAGGCGCGGGTTTGCTGTCTCAGGATTGGACGAGGAAGGCTGGTATCGGACAGCATAAAGGGGAGCGACTTTTGAAGGGAATGGTGGATGAGTTCTACATTTCCAACCAGGCACTGACACAGGAAGAGATTAAAAAACTCATGAAGAGGTGCAAATTCGAGAAAG AGTGCTTTACACCGATCGGGATGGAGGATATGCGCATAAAAGACGAACAGATCACGGCCTCTTCAACACTCCAGCCGCATAAACCGTACTACTCAAGACTTAACCTGATCTCGTTCTACGACGACCCTAAACGCAGCGCGTGGTGTGcggatgatgatgacaaggAGCCCTACCTCACAATAGACCTTCGAGATGAGAAGACGGTCTCGG gcgTTGCCATACAAGGGGCTTCTGTACTCGACTGCTTCGTGACAAGCTTCAAGTTGTGTCACAGTCAGACGGGCCGCAAGTATGACTGCGTGAGCAAAAATGGAACAGGCGAG GCATTTGTCGGGAATATCGACAAGGACAGCGTCAAGATCCACTGGTTGACCAAGTTCTTTGATGCTCGATTCGTTCGGTTCTACCCACTGGCTTGGTACGGCGAGAGCATCTGCATGAGAATAGAACTGTACGGGTGTATCACAG GTCTATTATCGGATACTACAGAGGAAACAGCCGAGACAGCGATCATTGACCCAACCCAGTCTCAGTTCGCTGACTGCAGCTCCAGCTGTGGCCGTGGAACTGTAAAGACCCTGGTACCATGCAACAGGGATCCCAGCCATCCAGGCTGCACAGGAGGAAATCAAAACTTTGTGCAACGAAAGCCATGCGAAAGGCCGAGCTGCCCCGAATGCTTTTATCCAATGGGAATGGCAAATGGAAAAATCCCAGACAAGGCAATATCAGCGTCCTCGGGTGTGGACCATACCCACGCGCCTTTCTTTGGCCGTCTTATAACTGAGGAACAGGGAACGAGAGGGCATAAGGGAAGCTGGTGCACTACAAAAGATGATGGTCAGCGGTTTCTCCAAGTAGATCTTCAGCATCCAGTCAAGCTTACGG GTATCGGAACTCAAGGCCAAGTTTCCACTGACCAGTGGGTAACAAAATACCGCATAGAGTACAGCATAAATAACATAGGATGGAATAACTACACTGAAAACAGCCAGCTAAAG GTATTCTCTGGTAATGACGACAAAGACACAATTTCCATTCGTCATCTCAGGCATCCTGTTATGGCACGTTTCATCAGAATATATCCACTGACCTGGCACGGCAGGCTCATATGCATGAGGTCGGAAATATATGGCTGTGATAATGAGG CTATGAGCGCCAGCCATTCGAAAGCGTCCAAGTTGTCGGAGAAAAACTCTCACTCGTTCTTACTCCCAAAGAAAGTCCTCATGAAGCTGCAAAACGAGGCAACAGTACAAACACAGATGGGCTTAGTGCCCAGTTCGTCATCACTCAAACCAATCCCGCTATACAGCAATATAGCCCAAGGAAACCCCAGCCTTATGACTTTGCAAAATAGCAAGGCTGAGCAGTTCTTTCTGGGCGCTAAAAATAGGGCTTATTACAGCCCCCAGTCTGGACAGTTCTATAGCAATGTTGGTAACCCTGAGACAGCTTTTATGTTAAATTCTGGAGTGGCAGAGGGTCGAATGAGGGCTCCAATATACGGGCACATGGATGCTACTTCGTTCACAAATAGACCAGGCGCATCTAGAGTGCCGTTTTATAAGACCATGGATCAACAGAGGGTCTTGCAACAGTCTCGAGAAAAGAACACTGAAGGGATGTCGAGATTTCATGTGCTTGATTATTATAGAAACAATACAAAGGGAATAAATAGTCAGTCCAAGTCAAAAAGCAAAGCAGTCCAAAAGGCCAAGGGCCATGGTAAACTAAAGAAGAGTAGTAAACAGGGCACAAGAAGGATAAACAAATTGGGAGACCCTGTGAATAGAACTTCGAAACATAACATTATGGTCCAGCAAATGGCCAGGGGTAACACGAATAACAACAAAGCGCATGTAGAGTTGGAGGGCTATCATTGGTCAAAATTTAGTTCATGTAGCGTGACATGTGGACGTGGCGTGAAGGAGCGTTACCGGAAGTGTAACGCAATCGAATGCACGGTGGATGGCATCGAGACTGAGATGGTGCCATGCTTCACGCCGCCATGTAAAG CGTCTACGGAGTGGTCGGGGTACTCCAAGTGCAGCGTCACGTGTGGTGTTGGTAAGCGAACGCGTTCAAGGCAGTGTAACGGCAGGGACTGTCCAAAGACTGGTCGAGAGATTGCTACCATCCCATGTCATCAGCCTGAGTGTCCAG TGCTTAACCTGGATTTTGAAGAGATCGAAAACCACGTCTTAGTGGATCAGTCAGGTAAAGGCAACAACGCCTACATGGGCTTTGACAGTCGCATCCTCCCTTATAACGGCGTCTGCGGTCATTACGCCGAGCTTGGGCAGTTTGGAAATATCTTGCTTGAAGATCTGACGTTCAGGAGAAAGCCAAGAGAAGGCGTGTCCATAGCGGGATGGGTGAACATTAGAGATAGTACACGTGGGAGTCACTCAATCTTTAGCACGGCGAGGGCGATAAACGTTGGACAAATAATCG GAGGGTATCACTTTGAGATAGACGACGGAAAAATCCGCTGGTTTCATCGAACGCGCGAGCATAATCCCGTTTTCAGCATCATGACAGATGACGTCATTCGCCCAAATGTCTGGTTCCATGTGACCGCGACCTACCAAGCTAGGGCGGGAAACGCCAAG GTCTACGTCGACGGCGAGCTGAAGGCAAGGGGACCCGGCAACGGTCTGCTGGACACCGATTGGGGTTATAAAGCATCCGTGGGCAGCTTCGACTTCGATGGTCGGTTCATACGAGCAAAATTAGACGACTTTTATATGTTTGATTACGAAATTTCTCCCAAACAAGTACAAGACTTGCTCAGAATCAAGTGTCCCAAGAAGGGTCGTAGGTAA
- the LOC125560599 gene encoding uncharacterized protein LOC125560599, translated as MVLFPLFPHFYFNIIVIRHASLTRLSRTFISQIASRSAFSLIQTASRVLQQQSSHRLRHLHLLQPHQLPQLQLFHQNLPHSLPQHHRHRQPSPLHRVLGQQVSPPTSSFVIMHPLVHLLVLDSMIRKIEKVLEIVLNATVVDPR; from the exons ATGGTTTTGTTTCCATTATTTCCACACTTTTATTTCAACATCATCGTCATACGCCATGCATCCCTCACTCGCCTTTCCCGCACTTTCATCTCTCAGATTGCGTCAAGGTCTGCCTTCTCTTTGATCCAG ACTGCATCCCGTGTCCTCCAACAACAG AGCAGCCATCGACTGCGGCACCTCCATCTCCTGCAACCCCATCAACTGCCGCAACTACAGCTATTCCACCAAAACCTACCACACAGtctaccacag CACCACCGTCACCGACAACCCAGCCCATTGCATCGAGTACTGGGCCAACAGGTATCCCCACCCACCTCGTCCTTCGTAATCATGCATCCACTCGTACATCTTCTTGTCCTTGATAGCATGATTAGAAAGATAGAAAAAGTCTTAGAAATAGTCTTGAATGCAACCGTTGTAGACCCTCGTTAA